TATCAATTTCCTAATGCAAATAAACATAACATGTAAATGCGGTTGCTTGCTTATCCACCATGACTCATATTTCCGCTTCATCTTCCCTTTTTATCGCTCTAAAAAACACTTGCAGTTATTCATGCATTTTTGTCTATACAAATAAACCCATAAAATACGGTGTCTCCCGTTAGTTGTTTATTCAACATTCAAattatcattaattaattattaaataaacaaCAAATCCCACATCATTCTCTCCTAAATCTATGCATCTATCATCAGCAACTGAACTTTAATTAACTTCAGCTTAATTTGGGATTCTAAAAATTTCAAATCTCACTTATCAGGTTACTTCAAAGCTCAAATTTTTATCTTGTTTACTTGTATTTTGCTTGTGGGGTTTCGGTAAATTTCTGAAATTTTGCAAGCAATTTAATTAGGTATATTGTTTTTAGACATTGTTCTTAAAATGCTATTGTACAATTGTTTATTATGtagttatttgtttttttttttttttttccaattagGTTATTTCGAAATTGTGTAATCTTTTTACTTTGTAGAACTAAATGTAGGTGATTTACTGTTTTGTGTGTGTTATTTTATCAGGTTATTGATTGATAATTTGTACTACTATGACTTTTACTGGTTGATTTAGGTATTTTTCTAAACCATTTAGTTATAGTTATCTTAAAATGCCCAAAAACCAAATTGATATTGACACTATTTTAGATTTTTAGTCTTGAAGCAGAATGCTAATATATTATTAGTGTAATATTTAATGATTAGGACTTGGGATTTAAACTTAGAGATATCGGATTATTGTTTATGTCCAACAAGCAAACAAGTTTTACTGTGCTTAAAGTTatgttctttttgttgtttttattCTTTTACCTCAAGAACCAATCAGGGTTTGTTTTAAAGCAAGATTTGGTACTTTAAATGTTTTAAGGATTGTATGTCAATATCTAAAAAAAATGATCTTTTTTCTTTTTGTTCCTAATTAGGGTAGAGTGATTAGTGATAGTGTAATGCTCAAGTTCTTAAAAAACAGTTTTAGGAACTTTTTTGAATTGTTTAGGTGAGTTTGTAGCAGAAGTATTCTAAAAGATTTATTCCGGTCTGctctttaattttaatttttttaaattaataaaaaaatctcTTAGAATATTGACATGAACTGATTCTTATTGTCTCTTTACTTTTATCGagttttcttgattttatgaaTCTTTCTGTCTTGAACTTAGGAATCTAATACCGCTTTTCAAAAGACAAAAAACACCACATTCATCTTGGTCCAGTATTGACCCGTTTTCGATGGAGACATTATCTTCATCATCTACAACAATACCTTTTCCAAGAGAACCAGTCGATTTCGAAGATATTTCGATGCACCAAAAGTTGCTATTCTCAGACAGTCTTAAGGTATTTCTCTACCCATTTTGTTGTTGTCATTCAACTATTTTCTAGATACCAGTTTACATTATATTTGTTGCGTTTGTTTCCAGGATTTAAAGAATTTAAGCAAGCAATTGTACTCCGCTGCTGAATACTTTGAATTATCATACACCAACGATGACCAAAAGCAAATGTGAGTCAATTGTAAAGGTTAATTTACTTCTTCGTAACTAAAAATTAACCAAATTATAAGATGGTTGGGCTGGTTGGGTCACGAATAATAGTATTTAGTACTGATCAAAATGCGTCGAGTAGGCCTGTGATCTTATATATCAAACAAATTGATTTTCGATCTTATGCTTACTTATTAGTGACAAGATATATCCTGAATTAGCCCATTTATAGATGAATGAAACAAATTTGGCTTCTCTAGCAATAAATAATCACCATTGATTTGACCTCAAAAGTCAAGATATATTTTTTTATTGGATCCGGGTTGTTTTTAGTTTATATATATGCAACATGTATGTTCAATTCTGAAGCTTTCATTTATAAAGAATTACTTATGTATTGGTTGCTAGAGTGGTTGACACATTAAAAGATTATGCCATCAAGGCTGTAGTAAATACGGTTGACCATTTGGGAGCTGTGTCTTACAAAGTCAACAATCTAATAGACGAAAACGTTGAAGAAGTATCCGGAACAGAGATTCGGGTATCATGCATCGAACAGGTATTCTTTGATTTATTAATTTTTATGGTCAGTATAACACCATTGGGCCTTTGTTATAGACTTATACATACAGTCCATTTTTCTATTAAAGCTCGAGTCTTTGACCAAAGAATTTGAATCACTATATACTAATATTCAGAAAACATGTATAGATTCAACTTTATAGTTCAACATATTTGGTCAAAATACGCGTTATTTTTCTCGTCTGATAATAAATTCTTCTTTTTTTGACGTTGCAGCGGCTAAGAACGTGTCAGGGGTATTTCGACCACGAAGGCATCTCACAACAGTCGTTGCTGATGAATATTCCCAAGTATCATAAGAGATACATTTTGCCCGGTACCTCTTACTTTATGAATATTCAGAAGTTTGGTTCTTTGTTTAACAAACTAATTTTGCATACTCAAATTGTTTAACATAATGCATTATTTTGAATTTTGATTAATGTTCAGTTAAGGAGACAAAGCAAGAAGGAACCAGAACTGAGTCAAATCACCAAAAATGTTTATTGTACAATGATGGTTGGCATGAACAAAAGATTGGTAAGAATTCGCAACGACCAGTTCGATGATTCATATTTGGGATGGCAATTTCGACCTATTTGCTCGACAACGGTTTTATAAGGTCGAGCGGGTCTAAATGTCTATTGGAGTAATGGGTTGAAAGTTGCCTAAAGTGTTACGAAAATGTTTTCAGTCTGTTAATCTGTATATATAAACATTATAGACATTATATTAGTCATATGGTTTTTTTGTACATGTAAAAGATATGGGTTAAAAACATTGGTCGGTCAACGCAACTCGTCATGAGTACATGACCCATTATCCAATGTACTTGTCCTACCCTGCCCATTTTGCCATTTGTAATTCACATAatttgttatgacataattatgatGGCAACTTATGGTTTTGCTTGTTTTTTTGTGCATGCACAGAAGTGGATCAAGCTACGATTAGTGAAAAGCCCAAAACTTTAGTCAGGTAAAGCTCTAGTGATAACATAAAGCCGTTACTGATAACATAAATCCGTTAacgaatttagtataaattttgttgtaattattattttataaaaatgcagAAACGAATCATCACCATCACCTTCTCCACAGGCTACTCAGCTACCAGAGTCGTCTCCTTTGACTGATAGGGTGCCGAGAAAAAGTATTGGTTCGTATAAGTAAATTCTGTATTTCAAGCTCTCTTTGAAGTGGGTCGGATGGGTTGGGTAATTGGTCAAAATGGCGCTGTCAAACTGTGTACTTTCTAGTTATAGGTCGTGTTGACCCGAAACTACTATTTAGTCCTTTTCATagtaatcaatgcatcaaatatgacTTGAAAAACTGCATAATTACCATAATTTCCATACTTAAACAGTTTTTAGAAGGTTGGATACGTCGCCACAAACAAGTCATTCACAAGTATATTTGCTGAAAGTGCTACCTCgagattttcttttatatttattttaattcacATAGTTGTTTTTTAATGTTTGAATACTGAAATACTGATTACATTTAAAAAATTTTTATCCCTTTTTATTGGTTTTTAGAGAAGAGGCCACTTTCACCGCGTCGGTTTCCTCTATTGGATTCCGGTTGTATTTCGAGTAGGTTTACTACTCCAAACTCAAGAATAAATTCACGATCTTCCACACCAAATCCGAGTCGGCCAACGTCTCCAACTTTGCGACAACAGGTAAATTActgtagatttttttttttttataaacgaaATCCCAAGCCCATTTAAAAATTAGCTGGAAAAAACACCGACTTAAATTGTATCCCTTTAGCTACAAAAAACATTATAAAAAACCAATGTATTATTTAAACCAACAACACATCATattatttgtaaatcatttatttttaaaatatatatgtttgaaatatttatacaTAAAAGTCAACATTGATCAACGCCAGTCTCGACCCCGACTCGACCTTTATTGGTCCTGACCAACTCTTCTCCGTCTCATGTCTTTTTCAACCTTGCCCAGCTTGTAATCCGCTAATCCCCTTTGTTTTCGGGTTTCGCTAATTGTTCGATATGACAATTTATCTGCAGCATCAAGAGCCTAGGAAATCGGTATCAAAGCAAAGGAATGGTGATCGAAACATGTATACAGAAACTGAGCAAATCACGAGCAAAAGCAAGCGTATCCTCAAGGCACTGCTTAGTAGACGTAAGTCAAagaaagatgacatgctttacaCTTATTTGGATGAATATTGAGGCGAAAGTAGAACAAATCGCTTATATCGAGTTACAAAATTATCTACAGATGTATGATTGTATGATTGTTATATGGTTTAACAGCTACATTCTGCATCGTATTTGAAAATATATGCAGATGTGATTATTTAGAAGAAATAGTTACAGATTTAGTGTTAGATCGTTGGTGTATACTATTATTGTGTGACATCATACAATGAGAGTCACAACAAATATTTATCGC
This genomic window from Rutidosis leptorrhynchoides isolate AG116_Rl617_1_P2 chromosome 2, CSIRO_AGI_Rlap_v1, whole genome shotgun sequence contains:
- the LOC139892943 gene encoding protein ABIL3-like isoform X1, which gives rise to METLSSSSTTIPFPREPVDFEDISMHQKLLFSDSLKDLKNLSKQLYSAAEYFELSYTNDDQKQIVVDTLKDYAIKAVVNTVDHLGAVSYKVNNLIDENVEEVSGTEIRVSCIEQRLRTCQGYFDHEGISQQSLLMNIPKYHKRYILPVKETKQEGTRTESNHQKCLLYNDGWHEQKIEVDQATISEKPKTLVRNESSPSPSPQATQLPESSPLTDRVPRKSIEKRPLSPRRFPLLDSGCISSRFTTPNSRINSRSSTPNPSRPTSPTLRQQHQEPRKSVSKQRNGDRNMYTETEQITSKSKRILKALLSRRKSKKDDMLYTYLDEY
- the LOC139892943 gene encoding protein ABIL3-like isoform X2; the encoded protein is METLSSSSTTIPFPREPVDFEDISMHQKLLFSDSLKDLKNLSKQLYSAAEYFELSYTNDDQKQIVVDTLKDYAIKAVVNTVDHLGAVSYKVNNLIDENVEEVSGTEIRVSCIEQRLRTCQGYFDHEGISQQSLLMNIPKYHKRYILPVKETKQEGTRTESNHQKCLLYNDGWHEQKIEVDQATISEKPKTLVRNESSPSPSPQATQLPESSPLTDRVPRKKKRPLSPRRFPLLDSGCISSRFTTPNSRINSRSSTPNPSRPTSPTLRQQHQEPRKSVSKQRNGDRNMYTETEQITSKSKRILKALLSRRKSKKDDMLYTYLDEY
- the LOC139892943 gene encoding protein ABIL2-like isoform X3: MTKSKLVDTLKDYAIKAVVNTVDHLGAVSYKVNNLIDENVEEVSGTEIRVSCIEQRLRTCQGYFDHEGISQQSLLMNIPKYHKRYILPVKETKQEGTRTESNHQKCLLYNDGWHEQKIEVDQATISEKPKTLVRNESSPSPSPQATQLPESSPLTDRVPRKSIEKRPLSPRRFPLLDSGCISSRFTTPNSRINSRSSTPNPSRPTSPTLRQQHQEPRKSVSKQRNGDRNMYTETEQITSKSKRILKALLSRRKSKKDDMLYTYLDEY